CCGGCGAGCTGTACGACACGTCCGGTCACATGGTGTGGATCGGCGAGCGGACCCGGCAGCTGGACCACGCCCACATCGAGTTCGCGTCCAGGATCCGCAACCCGATCGGGATCAAGCTCGGCCCCACCACGACGGTGGACGAGGCGCTCACCTACATCGACCGCCTCGACCCCGAGCGCGAGCCCGGCCGCCTGACCTTCATCGTCCGCATGGGCGCCGACAAGGTCCGCGACAAGCTCCCCGAGCTGGTCGAGAAGGTCACCGCTTCGGGCGCGACCGTCGCCTGGGTGACCGACCCGATGCACGGCAACACCTTCGAGGCGGCGTCCGGCCACAAGACGCGCCGCTTCGACGACGTGCTGGACGAGGTCAAGGGCTTCTTCGAGGTCCACAAGGAGCTCGGCACGCACCCCGGCGGCATCCACGTCGAGCTGACCGGCGACGACGTCACCGAGTGCGTGGGCGGCGGCGACGAGATTTTCGTGGACGACCTGCACCAGCGCTACGAGACGGCGTGCGACCCGCGGCTCAACCGCAGCCAGTCGCTGGACCTGGCCTTCCTGGTGGCGGAGATGTACAGGTCCCAGTGATCCCGGATCACCCGACCGTGGGTTGATCTTGGCTTGAAGCGGGCTTGAAGAAGGCTGGAAAACGTGTGGGGCGCGGATCTGTGTGATCCGCGCCCCACCGTCGTTTTCCGTGGCCGCCCGGGCTTTCCCGTACCGCGCCCTATGGGTAAGGTTAGGTTTGCCTCACCGTCCAAGCGGGGGGGCGTCGGCCCCACGACCTGGCAGGGAGGTGACCCGCGTGTACGTCTGCTCGTGCTTCGGTATCACCGAGAAGCAGGTCAAGGAACACGCGGACGCCGGTGCCTGCACCCCGCGCCAGATAGCGTCGGCCTGCAAGGCCGGTACCGACTGCGGCTCGTGCGTGCGCCGCATTCAGGCCATTCTGGGCCGGGGCGCCTGCCCCCGCCGCGAGCTGCTGGAGCAGGGCGAGCCGGCCCTGTCCGACCTGTCGGAAGCCGCGTAGCGCGGCCGTAGGGGCGCCGCCCGCCCGTCCCGGCTCCCCGGCGGCGTGTCGGCTCTCCGCTCGCGTCTCCGCTCATCCGGCGGCGCCTCGGCTCTCCGCTTTCCGGCGCGCGCCTCAGCTCTCCGGCTGCTCGACCAGCGTCGCCAGATACAGCGACTCGCCGAGCTTCTGCACCAGCTCCAGCTGCGTGTCCAGGTAGTCGATGTGGTGCTCCTCGTCGGCGAGGATCGACTCGAAGATGTTGGCCGACGTGATGTCGCCCTTGTTGCGCATCACCTCGATGCCGCGCCGCAGCCGGTCGATCGCCTCG
This genomic window from Streptomyces thermolilacinus SPC6 contains:
- a CDS encoding (2Fe-2S)-binding protein translates to MTRVYVCSCFGITEKQVKEHADAGACTPRQIASACKAGTDCGSCVRRIQAILGRGACPRRELLEQGEPALSDLSEAA